The following DNA comes from Cellulophaga sp. HaHa_2_95.
ACCACTAGTAACCTTTAATCCTGTAAAAACAGTGAACGATTTATTTAAAAAATCGCATCAGGTAAGCTAGGGAGTGTAGTTTAAAGTGTGTAAATTTTATACATATTTATAGGGAAAAGACACACATATATACATAGTACACCAACATTTAAATTATAAAAACCTCTGTAAATCAATGATTTACAGAGGTTTTCTGTTTTTGAATGATTATGGCACTATTGTTTCTTTATACTAATCGAGTTTAAAAAACAAATGTAGAATTTAATTACACGATATATGAAACAGTTAGTATTTGCAACAGCATTAGCCATAGGAAGTTTAGGTACTATAACAGCAACAGAAACTACTCCGATATTCCATGATGGTATTATGGAGGGGATATTTGCTCAAGATTTTTCGGAGATAAAGATAGAGGCCTTACCAGAGGAAATTACTGCAGCTCTAGCTAAAAATTTTCCGGGAGCAACAATTTCTCAAGCTTTTGTAAATGAAGAAGCAGAATATAAATTAATAGTAACCAGCGAGGCTGGGGAAGAAATGGAATTATATGCCGATGCCGAGGGGAACTGGTTAGATATGTAAGAATTTGTTAGTAGATAAAGTTAGTTAGTTTGGTTTAAAAGGAGTTGCGGGGGCAACTCCTTTTTTTTGTGCATAAAATTCACTAGCACAAAGGTTTTGGCGTCGCTATTGATTTTCTAATAACACAAATTTTGGTGGAGCGGCAAGTAGTTTATGTTTGCTATCATAGGTAGTGATTTTTGTATACAAATTATACAACAGCTCTTAAGATTACCCAATACTATACAGATTGGTTCTTAATGAAAATAATATAAATCACTATAAATCATGTGTTTAGTGTTTTAAAATCCTGTTTTTGTGTTTCGGCATTATATTTTCAATAGAAGTAATAAGTTTAATAATTAATAACACTAAAATATAGATATCATGAAAAAATTAATTTTAGCATCAGCATTTGCATTTGTAGGTTTAACAGCATTTGCTCAAACAGGAGAAGAAGTAGCAATGGCAGAAACAGCAGTAGTTTCGGCAACACAAGATAGTTTTTCAGAAATTGAAACATCAGCATTACCAGAAGCGGTTTCTTCTGCGGTTGCGACAAACTATCCGTCTGCAACAATTGATAAGGCATACGTGAACGATCAAAAACAATACAAATTAGAAGTTTCATTAGAAGACGGTACTTCAGGTACACTATACGCTGATGAAAATGGTAATTGGATTGAAATGTAATAATACCCCATAATTATTTTTTATCAATTTAGTTTGTTGAAAGGGACTGTATCATATACAGTCCCTTTTTTTGTTTGGAGGGTCCGATAGCATAGTAGTATTTGGATACATATTATACAATACCCGTAAAGTTTACCCGAAAGTATACAAGCCCGATAGTCTTGTTAAAAACTTAACTATATATAAATCAGTTGTTTATGGTTTAAAAATCCGATTTTTGTGTTTCGGCATCATATTTTCAATAGAAGTACTAAGTTCAATTATAGATAACACTTAAAATATAGATATTATGAAAAAAATAATTTTAGCATCAGCATTTGCATTTGTAGGTTTAACAGCAGTTGCTCAAACAGGAGAAGAAGTAGCAATGTCAGAAACAATAGTAGTTTCAGCAACGCAAGACAGTTTTTCGGAAATCGAAACATCAGCATTACCAGAAGCGGTTTCTTCAGCGGTAGCGACAAATTACCCGTCTGCAGCGATTGATAAGGCGTATGTAAATGATCAAAAACAATATAAAATAGAAGTTTCGTTAGAAGGTGGTACTACAGGTACACTTTATGCTGATGAAAATGGGAATTGGATTGAAATGTAATAACACCAGTAATTGATTTGTATCAAGTTAGTTTGGTTGAGAGGGACTGTATTTTATACAGTCCCTTTCTTTTATTTCAGACGTAGTGTAACCTACATATTGTTTGTTTACAAATTATACAGTAGGTCTATATTTTACCCAATACTACACAGGTTTATTTTTAGCGAAAATAATGTAATACACTGTATATTAGATATTTAATTTTTTAAAATCCTGTTTTTGTGTTTCGGCATTATATTTTCAATAGAAGTAATAAGTTTAATAATTAATAACACTTTAAAATATACATATTATGAAAAAATTAATTTTAGCATCAGCATTTGCATTTGTAGGTTTAACAGCAATTGCTCAAACAGGAGAAGAAGTAGCAATGGCAGAAACAATTGTAGTTTCGGCAACACAAGATAGTTTTTCAGAAATTGAAACATCAGCATTACCAGAAGCGGTTTCTTCTGCAGTGTCTTCAAACTATCCATCTGCAACAGTTGATAAAGCATACGTAAACGATCAGAAACAATACAAATTAGAGGTTTCATTAGAAGACGGTACTTCAGGTACCCTTTATGCTGATGAAAACGGGAATTGGATAGAAATGTAATAAGACCATTGACAAATTTGTATCACGTTAGTTTGGTTGAGAGGGACTGTATTTTATACAGTCCCTTTCTTTTATTTTAGACGTAGTGTAACCTATAGATTATTTGTTTACAAATTATACAGTAGGCCTAAATTTTACCCAATACTATACAGGTCGGTTTTTGATTAAAAAAATATAAAATACTGTAAATCAGTTATTTAATTTTTTAAAATGCTGTTTTTGTGTTTCGGCATTATATTTTCAATAGAAGTAATAAGTTTAATAATTAATAACACTTTAAAATATACATATTATGAAAAAATTAATTTTAGCATCAGCATTTGCATTTGTAGGTTTAACAGCAGTTGCTCAAACAGGAGAAGAAGTAGCAATGGCAGAAACAACTGTAGTTTCAGCAACACAAGATAGCTTCTCGGAAATCGAAACATCAGCATTGCCAGAAGCGGTTTCTTCTGCAGTCTCTTCAAATTATCCATCTGCAACAATTGATAAGGCATATGTAAACGATCAAAAACAATACAAATTGGAGGTTTCATTAGAAGACGGTACTTCAGGTACACTTTATGCTGATGAAAACGGGAATTGGATTGAAATGTAACAACACCAGTAATTGATTTGTATCAAGTTAGTTTGGTTGAAAGGGACTGTATTTTATACAGTCCCTTTCTTTTTTTAAGATAATTTTAAAACGTTTCATCAGTCTGAATGAGGTATATTTGACGTACGTATATAGGACCACAATACTTAGCTTATGCCTAGAATTTTAATAATTGAAGATGATGCCGCTTTTTGTCAAATGTTACAACGCTTTCTAACAAAGAAAGGGTATGAGGTAGAGACAAGCTTTACGGCAGAAGATGCTAAACAAAAATTTAAAGTTGGTGCATTTGAAATGGTTATTACAGATCTACGTTTACCCAATTACGACGGGATAGAATTATTAACAGATATCAAAACAATGAATGCTAAGGTTCCTGTTTTGGTTATGACGAGTTATGCTGAGGTGTCTACAGCAGTAACTGCGATGAAAAAGGGTGCTTTTGATTATATCTCCAAACCGTTTACTCCAGAAGAGATGGTAATGCTTGTAGAAAATGCATTGGATCAAAAAACAACGCCGGTAGAAAAAAATGCAGAGCCAAAGGCCAAGGAGTCCCAAGATAAAGTGGAGGTAAGTGCAAGTAACGGTATTAAAGGAATTAGTGAAGCCTCTAAAAAGTTGCATGAATACATAAAATTGGTGGCGCCTACAGATATGTCTATTCTCATTACCGGAGAAAGTGGTACGGGAAAAGAGGTTACGGCAAAGTCTATTCATGATACCAGTAAAAGAAAAGGTTTTAATTTTATAGCAGTAGATTGTGGAGCTATCCCAAAAGAGATTGCAACAAGCGAATTTTTTGGTCATGTCAAAGGGAGTTTTACCGGTGCTATCGAAGATAAGATAGGTCATTTTGAAGCTGCAAATGGCGGCACACTGTTCTTAGATGAAATAGGAAATCTTTCTTATGAAAATCAAATACAACTCCTAAGAGCGCTTCAGGAACGAAAAATTAAAAGAGTAGGGAGTACCAAAGAAATTTCTGTAGATGTTCGTGTTATTACCGCGACTAACGAAGATTTAGTAGAAGCGGTTGAAAAGGGAACATTTAGAGAAGATTTGTACCATAGGATTAATGAATTCTCTATAGAAACACCTTCGCTGCAAGAACGTTTTGAAGACTTGCCATTGTTTGCAGATTTTTTCTTAGATAAGGCAAACAAGTCTCTTGATAAACGTGTGATGGGTTTTTCAGATGAGACTACCGCCGTATTTAAAGCCTATCATTGGCCTGGGAATTTAAGAGAATTACAGAATATTATCAAAAGATCTGTTTTACTTACTACAGGAGATATCATCCAAACAGAAGTATTACCAAAAGAGCTTTTTGAGGTCAACAAAAAAATAGCGCCCGATAATTTCTCTAAAGATGCTTACGAGAAAGATCAAATTATAAAAGCTTTAAAAGAAACAAATTTCAATAAATCTAAAGCGGCAAAATTATTGAAGGTTACTCGCAAGACTTTATACAATAAAATTAATCAGTATAATCTGGATTTATAGTCTTATCGGCTCTCAAAGCTAGGGTAAGCGCTATAACATAATTTTTAAGTTGCTGGTATTTTGCTTTAAGCTCTTTATCACTTAGCTCATCGCGTTTAAGTTTTTCAAAAGATTCAAGGATGGTGATGGCATCTGTAGCCTCTAATTGTCTAAACATAGCAAGCATTTTATGAGACGTAGCATTTATTTGTGCCAGATTTTTAGTGCTTGTTGCTTTGTTTAAGATTTCAATGTTGTCCTCTGTATCTCTTAAAAAAGTGTCTATCAGGTCTTTCAGCCCTTCATTAGAATCATCTAAAAATGATGTAATAGTTTTTAAACTAAATAAAGTAGACTTGCTTTCGTGAATTTGTATTTCTTGTTCTTTTTCTTTTAAGATTATTTCTGGAAATAATTGTGCTAGACGCCCTAAAAACTGATCTTTAGAAAAAGGTTTCTGTAAAACGGTATCAAAACCAGCGGTACTGTAGGTAGAAGTTTCTAAATCCTTTCTTCCCGTCATGGCAAGAATAGGTTGTTTATTGTAATGACTGTAACGGCCACTCTTCAGCTTTTCTAAAACTTCAAAACCATTTATTGTCGGCATTTGTATATCCGTAAGAACCGCACTATATGTTAGATTTTCTTTAAGGCCGATAGCATTGAAATCAGCGTAAGAAATAGTATTGATATTAGAGCTTTCACAAACCTCATGCAGTAATTTTCGCATCGCAATATCATCATCTATAATCAATAACGTGATTTTATTTTCTTCAAAGTTGATTTCCTTTTTTTCTGATGAAGCAATTTGCGTTTCGGATAACTTTAAAGGAATCGTAAACGTAAATGTGCTCCCTTGATCTTTATCACTTTGCAATCCTATATTACCTTGGAGTAATTCTGTTAATTTTTTTGAAATTGTTAACCCTAAGCCATAACCTCCGTATTTTTTTTCTGTACTGTCGTCAGCTTGCGTAAATTCTTTAAATATATGCTCCTGTTTCTCTTTTTCAATACCAATACCGCTATCTATAACCTGTATTCTTGTTTTGTATAGGGTGTTGTTTTCAATAGTTACTGTAGCCACAACTTTTATAAAACCTTCTTGGGTAAACTTGTAGGCATTGCTAATAAGGTTGGTTAAAATTTGTCGGATCCTAAAGGGGTCACCTATTAGTGTTTGGTGTAGTTTCTTATCAATGACAATCTGAAGCTCTATAGGTTTGTTTTTATATAATTCTTCCAGGTTTTGTGCGGTTTCCTGAATCAAATCTGGTAAAAGAAAAGGAATGTTCTCTATCTTTAATTTGCCCGCTTCAAGTTTTGAGAAGTCTAACAAATCATTCACTAAATTATCTACATAAGTGGCTGCAGATTTTACATTTTTTAGATAGCCAACTTGTTTACCGGTTAAGCCTGTGTTTTCCATCAATTCAGAATAGCCCGTAATGGTATTTAATGGAGTTCTTAAAT
Coding sequences within:
- a CDS encoding PepSY-like domain-containing protein is translated as MKKIILASAFAFVGLTAVAQTGEEVAMSETIVVSATQDSFSEIETSALPEAVSSAVATNYPSAAIDKAYVNDQKQYKIEVSLEGGTTGTLYADENGNWIEM
- a CDS encoding ATP-binding protein, with amino-acid sequence MKKNKSKNKFTFRIVLSYLILVGLAVISGIFILSEIKSYLATDTSGENDVKFIKTGSLLTQLYEAESLSKLALQTKTKENFTAYAKKIDVVSAEIDSLKEVVTSDYQVQLLDSVQNLLKLKTYNNEELRRLKLKSEANSSLDVALAKFNTMELSLGKITAKSIAPNIDELSPKAKSVIEKLALILNDNAPKENHSPEKIDSIINASRNLLNEAKEKDALTQRALADKEREINQNDLDLSQQLRSIVSAFEQEIIAATHADNLKKQEILKRSTRLASGAAILAFLTVGIFTFLITRDYWRVQTYRQHLEEEKKFSESLLKSREQLISTVSHDLRTPLNTITGYSELMENTGLTGKQVGYLKNVKSAATYVDNLVNDLLDFSKLEAGKLKIENIPFLLPDLIQETAQNLEELYKNKPIELQIVIDKKLHQTLIGDPFRIRQILTNLISNAYKFTQEGFIKVVATVTIENNTLYKTRIQVIDSGIGIEKEKQEHIFKEFTQADDSTEKKYGGYGLGLTISKKLTELLQGNIGLQSDKDQGSTFTFTIPLKLSETQIASSEKKEINFEENKITLLIIDDDIAMRKLLHEVCESSNINTISYADFNAIGLKENLTYSAVLTDIQMPTINGFEVLEKLKSGRYSHYNKQPILAMTGRKDLETSTYSTAGFDTVLQKPFSKDQFLGRLAQLFPEIILKEKEQEIQIHESKSTLFSLKTITSFLDDSNEGLKDLIDTFLRDTEDNIEILNKATSTKNLAQINATSHKMLAMFRQLEATDAITILESFEKLKRDELSDKELKAKYQQLKNYVIALTLALRADKTINPDYTD
- a CDS encoding sigma-54 dependent transcriptional regulator, which translates into the protein MPRILIIEDDAAFCQMLQRFLTKKGYEVETSFTAEDAKQKFKVGAFEMVITDLRLPNYDGIELLTDIKTMNAKVPVLVMTSYAEVSTAVTAMKKGAFDYISKPFTPEEMVMLVENALDQKTTPVEKNAEPKAKESQDKVEVSASNGIKGISEASKKLHEYIKLVAPTDMSILITGESGTGKEVTAKSIHDTSKRKGFNFIAVDCGAIPKEIATSEFFGHVKGSFTGAIEDKIGHFEAANGGTLFLDEIGNLSYENQIQLLRALQERKIKRVGSTKEISVDVRVITATNEDLVEAVEKGTFREDLYHRINEFSIETPSLQERFEDLPLFADFFLDKANKSLDKRVMGFSDETTAVFKAYHWPGNLRELQNIIKRSVLLTTGDIIQTEVLPKELFEVNKKIAPDNFSKDAYEKDQIIKALKETNFNKSKAAKLLKVTRKTLYNKINQYNLDL
- a CDS encoding PepSY-like domain-containing protein encodes the protein MKKLILASAFAFVGLTAFAQTGEEVAMAETAVVSATQDSFSEIETSALPEAVSSAVATNYPSATIDKAYVNDQKQYKLEVSLEDGTSGTLYADENGNWIEM
- a CDS encoding PepSY-like domain-containing protein; translation: MKKLILASAFAFVGLTAIAQTGEEVAMAETIVVSATQDSFSEIETSALPEAVSSAVSSNYPSATVDKAYVNDQKQYKLEVSLEDGTSGTLYADENGNWIEM